A stretch of Henckelia pumila isolate YLH828 chromosome 4, ASM3356847v2, whole genome shotgun sequence DNA encodes these proteins:
- the LOC140860607 gene encoding dirigent protein 5-like, whose amino-acid sequence MNLINKFCLATLFILTSCSLITTCSSKLNPDEPCKRLVLYYHDILFNGTDSSNATSAKITNDTALGFHFGMMVVFDDPLTKDNRLLSPPVGRAQGFYFYDRKTTYNAWFAYTLIFNSSDYKGTLNIMGADPLPEKTRDLSVVGGTGDFFMARGIATFKTDDFQGDYYFRLQMDIKLYECYK is encoded by the coding sequence ATGAATCTTATCAACAAATTTTGCTTAGCCACACTATTTATCCTCACATCTTGTTCACTAATTACAACTTGTTCCAGTAAGCTAAACCCAGACGAACCTTGTAAACGACTCGTGCTTTACTACCACGACATCTTATTCAATGGTACCGATTCATCAAACGCGACATCTGCCAAGATCACGAATGATACCGCTCTAGGTTTCCATTTCGGCATGATGGTTGTGTTTGACGACCCCCTCACGAAAGACAATCGTCTACTCTCGCCTCCCGTTGGACGCGCACAAGGGTTTTATTTCTACGACAGAAAGACCACTTACAATGCTTGGTTCGCATATACTTTGATTTTCAACTCGAGTGATTATAAAGGGACTTTGAATATTATGGGCGCAGATCCGTTGCCAGAGAAGACGAGGGATCTTTCAGTTGTAGGGGGCACGGGCGATTTCTTTATGGCCAGAGGGATTGCTACATTCAAGACTGATGATTTTCAGGGAGATTATTACTTTCGATTGCAGATGGATATCAAGTTGTATGAATGCTACAAGTAG